In the genome of Rhodoferax fermentans, one region contains:
- a CDS encoding penicillin acylase family protein, whose product MKLAFKIFAGLLLALLLAALAGGYWYVSNKQPQRSGELTLNQLSAPVTVRYDERGIPHIKAANEADLYRALGYVHAQDRLFQMEMARRLAQGELAAVLGPDLVKVDKLFRTLRLREHAAQVVAKLDQNSPAIKAQLAYLDGINQYQASHPAPMEFDLVGIPKRPFTLADTVAVSGYLAYSFAAAFKTEPVLTYVRDELGPDYLRIFDLDWHPLGVLSKANTASLQPDWRALNQLSQAANEVHEVAGVPLFEGSNAWAVSGPRTSSGKPMLAGDPHINFSVPSVWYEAHLSAPGFELYGHFQALNASALMGHNRQFVWTLTMFQNDDMDLVKLRTNPNNPNQVAYMGEWVDLQTTQETIQVKDGKPVTLTLQRAPQGPVITSAFRDNLGEGQPVAMWWTFLETENPVLDAFYELNRADTLPKAREAASKIHAPGLNIVWANASGNIGWWAAAKLVIRPQGVQPMFLLDGEEEESDKLGFYRFSDNPQEENPARGYIVSANQQPLATSGLPVAGYYNAYDRAQALEDRLGDDKIQWNALNTQSLQLSTQTAYYWRVLKPLLPLLSEVVRDPMERSVFDSLTVWDGQYTPFNIPPTVFTQLLYELTQAALADELGEMQFKNLLSTRALDLALPRLAQDEDSPWWDNINTKKVETQQDIVRIAWRATMAHLKATLGNSPNDWGWGRAHTLTHRHPLAVQQPLSWLLNVGPFEVGGAREVPNNLSQAISPAPWQVVYGPSTRRIIDFADPGQARGINPVGQSGVPFDRHYQDQAAAYAVGGYMQEYLNESDVAINTRSTLRFLPSRR is encoded by the coding sequence ATGAAGCTGGCTTTCAAAATTTTTGCGGGCCTGTTGCTGGCCCTGCTCTTGGCGGCGCTGGCAGGTGGCTATTGGTACGTGTCCAACAAACAACCGCAACGCTCGGGTGAATTGACACTGAACCAGCTCAGCGCCCCGGTCACGGTGCGTTATGACGAACGTGGCATCCCGCACATCAAGGCGGCCAACGAAGCCGACCTGTACCGGGCACTTGGTTATGTGCACGCCCAGGACCGCCTGTTTCAGATGGAAATGGCACGCCGCCTGGCGCAAGGTGAACTGGCTGCGGTGCTGGGGCCGGATCTGGTCAAAGTCGATAAGCTGTTTCGCACCTTGCGCCTGCGTGAACACGCAGCCCAGGTGGTGGCCAAGCTCGACCAGAACAGCCCGGCCATCAAGGCACAGCTTGCTTACCTGGACGGCATCAACCAGTACCAGGCCAGCCACCCGGCGCCAATGGAGTTTGACTTGGTGGGTATCCCCAAGCGTCCGTTCACCCTGGCCGACACGGTGGCGGTCTCGGGTTACCTGGCCTACAGCTTTGCCGCCGCTTTCAAGACTGAACCGGTGTTGACCTATGTGCGCGACGAACTGGGGCCAGACTATCTGCGCATCTTTGACCTGGACTGGCATCCCCTGGGGGTGCTGAGCAAAGCCAACACCGCAAGCCTCCAACCCGACTGGCGGGCCCTGAACCAGTTGAGCCAGGCCGCCAACGAGGTGCATGAGGTGGCTGGTGTGCCGCTGTTTGAGGGCAGCAACGCCTGGGCCGTGTCGGGGCCCCGCACATCGAGTGGCAAACCGATGCTCGCGGGCGACCCGCACATCAACTTCAGCGTGCCCTCGGTCTGGTACGAGGCGCACCTGAGTGCACCTGGTTTTGAGCTGTATGGTCACTTCCAGGCCCTCAATGCCTCGGCCCTGATGGGCCACAACCGCCAATTCGTCTGGACACTGACCATGTTCCAGAACGACGACATGGACCTGGTCAAGTTGCGCACCAACCCCAACAACCCGAACCAGGTGGCCTACATGGGTGAATGGGTTGACCTGCAGACGACCCAGGAGACCATCCAGGTCAAGGACGGCAAACCGGTGACCCTGACCCTGCAACGCGCACCCCAAGGCCCGGTCATCACCAGCGCCTTTCGCGACAACCTGGGTGAGGGGCAGCCCGTGGCCATGTGGTGGACTTTTCTGGAAACCGAAAACCCGGTGCTGGATGCGTTCTACGAACTCAACCGCGCCGACACCCTGCCCAAGGCACGCGAAGCCGCCAGCAAAATCCACGCACCGGGTCTGAACATCGTCTGGGCCAATGCCAGTGGCAACATCGGCTGGTGGGCGGCCGCCAAGTTGGTGATCCGCCCGCAGGGTGTGCAGCCGATGTTCCTGCTGGACGGCGAAGAGGAAGAGTCGGACAAGCTGGGCTTTTACCGCTTCAGCGACAACCCGCAGGAAGAAAACCCGGCGCGTGGTTACATCGTCTCGGCCAACCAGCAGCCGCTGGCCACAAGTGGCCTGCCGGTGGCAGGTTATTACAACGCCTATGACCGCGCCCAGGCGCTTGAAGACCGCCTGGGTGATGACAAGATCCAGTGGAACGCGCTCAACACCCAGTCCCTGCAACTCAGCACCCAGACCGCCTACTACTGGCGGGTGCTCAAGCCCCTGCTGCCGCTGCTCAGCGAGGTGGTGCGTGACCCGATGGAGCGCTCGGTGTTTGACAGCCTGACGGTCTGGGATGGGCAATACACCCCGTTCAACATCCCACCCACGGTGTTCACCCAGCTCCTGTACGAGCTGACCCAAGCGGCACTGGCCGACGAACTCGGCGAGATGCAGTTCAAGAACCTGCTGAGCACCCGGGCGCTGGACCTGGCCCTGCCCCGCCTGGCGCAAGACGAGGATTCCCCTTGGTGGGACAACATCAACACCAAAAAGGTCGAGACCCAACAGGACATTGTGCGCATCGCCTGGCGCGCCACCATGGCCCACCTGAAGGCCACTCTGGGCAACAGTCCCAACGACTGGGGCTGGGGGCGTGCCCACACCCTCACCCACAGACACCCGCTGGCGGTCCAACAACCGTTGAGCTGGCTACTCAATGTCGGGCCGTTTGAGGTGGGTGGTGCACGCGAGGTGCCCAACAACCTGTCACAAGCCATCAGCCCGGCCCCCTGGCAGGTGGTGTATGGCCCCTCCACCCGACGCATCATTGACTTTGCCGACCCTGGTCAGGCCCGTGGCATCAACCCGGTGGGCCAAAGTGGTGTGCCGTTTGACCGCCATTACCAGGACCAGGCCGCCGCCTACGCCGTGGGTGGCTACATGCAGGAATACCTCAACGAGTCCGACGTGGCCATCAACACCCGCAGCACCTTGCGCTTTTTGCCGAGCCGGCGCTAA
- the hemH gene encoding ferrochelatase: MSLFLPPYAAEPPFAHGQAPRTGVLYCNLGTPDTPTTPDVRRFLAEFLSDPRVVEIPRLIWLVLLYGVVLRVRPAQSAAKYASIWSAEGSPLKVWTERQTRALQAWLTQRKHQVLVRYAMRYGSSSIPSQLDALKAEGATRVLIVPAYPQYSATTTASLWDAVYKWAATVRSIPELRFINHYHDDPHYIAALASRVSHHWLAHGRPDVLVMSFHGVPERTLHLGDPYHCECFKTARLLAEQLGLNASEFKVTFQSRLGRAKWLEPYTEPTLIEMGKAGVKRVDVVCPAFTSDCLETLEEINQEAREAFLHAGGQSFHYIPCLNDDEAWIAALGEITQQHLMGWPTQSLPDPQALAASKAAAHALGAEV; the protein is encoded by the coding sequence ATGTCTCTTTTTCTTCCCCCTTACGCCGCCGAGCCGCCTTTCGCCCATGGACAGGCGCCACGGACCGGTGTTTTGTACTGCAATCTGGGCACCCCAGACACCCCGACCACCCCGGATGTCCGACGTTTTCTGGCCGAGTTCCTGAGTGACCCCCGTGTGGTCGAAATCCCGCGCCTGATCTGGCTGGTGTTGCTGTACGGTGTGGTGTTGCGGGTGCGGCCAGCCCAGTCGGCGGCGAAATACGCCAGCATCTGGAGCGCAGAGGGCTCGCCCCTGAAAGTCTGGACCGAAAGGCAGACCCGCGCCCTGCAAGCCTGGCTGACACAACGCAAACACCAGGTGCTGGTACGGTATGCGATGCGCTACGGCAGCAGCTCCATCCCGAGCCAGCTCGATGCCCTCAAGGCCGAAGGCGCCACCCGGGTGCTGATCGTGCCAGCTTACCCGCAGTACTCAGCCACCACCACCGCCAGCCTGTGGGATGCGGTCTACAAATGGGCCGCCACGGTGCGCAGCATCCCCGAATTGCGCTTCATCAACCACTACCACGACGACCCGCACTACATCGCGGCACTGGCATCAAGGGTGTCGCACCACTGGTTGGCGCATGGCCGCCCGGATGTGCTGGTGATGAGTTTCCATGGGGTGCCAGAGCGCACGCTGCACCTGGGCGACCCCTACCACTGCGAGTGTTTCAAAACCGCCCGTCTGCTGGCAGAACAACTGGGCCTGAACGCCAGTGAGTTCAAAGTGACCTTCCAGTCCCGCCTGGGCCGCGCCAAATGGTTGGAACCTTATACCGAACCGACCCTGATCGAGATGGGCAAAGCGGGTGTCAAACGGGTGGATGTGGTGTGCCCGGCCTTCACCAGCGACTGCCTGGAAACCCTGGAAGAGATCAACCAGGAGGCCCGCGAGGCCTTCCTGCATGCGGGTGGCCAGAGTTTTCACTACATCCCCTGCCTCAACGACGACGAGGCCTGGATTGCGGCTTTGGGCGAGATCACCCAGCAACACCTGATGGGCTGGCCTACGCAGTCCCTGCCCGACCCACAAGCACTGGCCGCATCCAAGGCCGCTGCGCACGCACTGGGTGCCGAGGTCTAG
- a CDS encoding protein-glutamate methylesterase/protein-glutamine glutaminase, translating to MSRIKVLVVDDSAVVRQVVASQLAQDPEIEVIAAVADPILAMARMKVQWPDVIVLDIEMPRMDGITFLKMVMTERPTPVVICSTLVESGAKTSMAALAAGAVAIIAKPKIGLKQFLEDASEDMVTAVKAAAKANVKALHVSVKNTADVIMPAADKQVAMIQTTDRVVALGTSTGGTQALEVVLTSLPRVTPGMVIVQHMPEKFTAAFAQRLNSLCQIEVKEAQNNDRVVNSRALIAPGGKHMLLRRTGAQYYVEVMDGPLVNRHRPSVDVLFRSVAKCAGANALGVIMTGMGDDGAAGLAEMRKAGARTVAQDEASCVVYGMPKEAVKRGGVEKTVPLMAIGREIMQQLSGVMVR from the coding sequence ATGAGTCGCATCAAGGTGTTGGTGGTGGATGATTCTGCGGTGGTGCGCCAGGTGGTTGCCAGCCAGTTGGCGCAAGACCCCGAGATCGAGGTCATCGCGGCGGTGGCGGACCCGATCCTGGCCATGGCGCGTATGAAGGTGCAGTGGCCCGATGTGATCGTGCTCGACATCGAGATGCCACGCATGGACGGCATCACCTTCCTGAAAATGGTGATGACCGAACGACCCACCCCGGTGGTGATCTGCTCCACCCTGGTGGAGTCGGGTGCCAAAACCTCGATGGCGGCTTTGGCCGCTGGTGCGGTGGCCATCATCGCCAAGCCCAAGATTGGTCTCAAGCAGTTTCTGGAAGACGCCAGTGAAGACATGGTGACGGCAGTCAAGGCGGCAGCCAAGGCCAATGTGAAGGCGCTGCATGTGTCGGTCAAGAACACCGCCGATGTGATCATGCCAGCGGCGGACAAACAAGTGGCCATGATCCAGACAACTGATCGGGTGGTGGCGCTGGGCACCTCAACCGGTGGCACCCAGGCGCTGGAGGTGGTGTTGACCAGCCTGCCGCGTGTGACGCCGGGCATGGTGATCGTGCAACACATGCCGGAGAAATTCACGGCGGCCTTTGCCCAGCGGCTCAACAGCCTGTGCCAGATCGAGGTGAAAGAGGCGCAGAACAACGACCGCGTGGTCAACAGCCGCGCCCTGATTGCGCCAGGTGGCAAACACATGCTGCTGCGCCGTACCGGTGCCCAGTATTACGTGGAGGTGATGGACGGGCCACTGGTCAATCGGCATCGCCCGTCGGTTGATGTGTTGTTCCGCTCGGTGGCCAAGTGTGCCGGGGCCAATGCCCTGGGTGTGATCATGACCGGTATGGGGGACGATGGTGCCGCAGGTCTGGCCGAGATGCGCAAAGCGGGTGCCCGCACGGTGGCGCAGGATGAGGCCAGTTGTGTGGTCTACGGCATGCCCAAGGAGGCGGTCAAACGTGGGGGTGTTGAGAAAACCGTGCCTTTGATGGCCATTGGGCGCGAGATCATGCAGCAGCTCTCTGGCGTGATGGTGCGGTGA
- a CDS encoding chemotaxis protein CheD gives MTRLKDLMDIFLQPGELFVGDASFQIRTILGSCVSITLWHPFEHVGSMSHFLLPTRSVAVHENVLDGRYGDEALRWMIKDLKAAGINPRQCQAKIFGGGNMFPDQVRASAITVGQRNGEAARLLLQNEGIEVVTESLYGVGHRQIIFNVSNGDVWARQIRPSQLEIAAEYAAGGSA, from the coding sequence GTGACGCGCCTGAAAGACCTGATGGACATCTTCCTGCAGCCGGGTGAGCTGTTTGTGGGGGACGCCAGCTTTCAGATTCGCACCATTTTGGGCTCGTGTGTGTCCATCACCCTGTGGCATCCGTTTGAGCATGTCGGCAGCATGTCGCATTTTTTGTTACCTACCCGCAGTGTGGCGGTACATGAAAATGTGCTGGACGGTCGTTATGGGGATGAGGCCTTGCGCTGGATGATCAAGGACTTGAAAGCTGCAGGCATCAACCCCCGACAGTGTCAGGCCAAGATTTTTGGGGGTGGCAACATGTTTCCAGACCAGGTGCGAGCCAGTGCCATCACCGTGGGGCAGCGCAACGGCGAGGCCGCACGTTTGTTGCTGCAAAATGAGGGTATTGAGGTGGTGACCGAGAGTCTGTATGGCGTGGGCCATCGGCAGATTATTTTTAATGTCAGCAACGGGGATGTCTGGGCGCGCCAGATCCGGCCTTCTCAGCTGGAGATCGCCGCAGAATATGCCGCTGGAGGAAGTGCGTGA